One stretch of Saccharopolyspora erythraea DNA includes these proteins:
- a CDS encoding ABC transporter substrate-binding protein, whose amino-acid sequence MQRNFDGAPHAFAPTARALGDWNGKTYGLPFVFSTPTLYLNEGLFAAAGLDPAKPPSTWAEVARAAQAIKDSTGKDGAYVDCLTKAAKDWCFQALVRSNGGRVISEDRRSLTFAEAPAVEVVQSMQGMVRTGAMPNRTQMQAVDAFARGELGMILESSAMQGNFLKGANGKWRLGAAPMPGFDGKPTVSTNSGAALFVFSRSPEKQRAGWELMKFLSSEQAYTRIASKIGYLPLRTGLVEDPNGLRSWAEKNPYLKPNLEQLAHLEPWVSMPGPSYLQIRDGMMEAVESSVFQGADPAATLRAKQGEVSALLPGGGR is encoded by the coding sequence GTGCAACGCAACTTCGACGGCGCGCCCCACGCGTTCGCCCCCACCGCGCGGGCTCTGGGCGACTGGAACGGCAAGACCTACGGTCTGCCGTTCGTCTTCTCCACGCCGACGCTCTACCTCAACGAGGGCCTGTTCGCCGCCGCCGGGCTCGACCCGGCCAAGCCGCCGTCGACCTGGGCCGAGGTGGCACGGGCGGCGCAGGCGATCAAGGACAGCACCGGCAAGGACGGCGCCTACGTCGACTGCCTGACCAAGGCCGCCAAGGACTGGTGCTTCCAGGCGCTGGTGCGCTCCAACGGCGGCCGGGTGATCTCCGAGGACCGCCGGTCCCTGACCTTCGCCGAGGCTCCCGCGGTCGAGGTCGTGCAGAGCATGCAGGGCATGGTCCGCACCGGCGCCATGCCCAACCGCACCCAGATGCAGGCGGTGGACGCGTTCGCCCGCGGCGAGCTCGGCATGATCCTCGAGTCCAGTGCGATGCAGGGGAACTTCCTCAAGGGAGCCAACGGCAAGTGGCGGCTGGGCGCGGCCCCGATGCCCGGGTTCGACGGCAAACCGACGGTGTCGACCAACTCGGGTGCGGCGCTGTTCGTGTTCTCACGGTCCCCGGAGAAGCAGCGCGCCGGCTGGGAGCTGATGAAGTTCCTGAGCAGCGAGCAGGCCTACACCAGGATCGCGAGCAAGATCGGCTACCTGCCGTTGCGCACGGGGTTGGTCGAGGACCCGAACGGGCTGCGGAGCTGGGCCGAGAAGAACCCCTACCTGAAGCCGAACCTCGAGCAGCTGGCCCACCTGGAGCCGTGGGTGTCCATGCCCGGCCCCAGCTACCTGCAGATCCGCGACGGCATGATGGAGGCGGTCGAGAGCTCGGTGTTCCAGGGCGCGGATCCGGCGGCGACGCTGCGCGCCAAGCAGGGCGAGGTGTCCGCGCTGCTGCCGGGCGGTGGCCGGTGA
- a CDS encoding metallophosphoesterase translates to MIRPDLTLVQLSDTHLRPSDGLMHGVVDTAANLTAAVAMVESSGTDVAALLLTGDLADNGDPAAYRQLRGIVEPAARRLGAEVVYAMGNHDDRGAFRAELFDAQPETRTCDSVVTVDGLRVVTLDSSEPGRHEGHLSEAQLEWLGDVLATAAPRGTVLVSHHPPLPSPVPTVHLLRLRGAERLAEVVGGTDVRLIVSGHAHHTGCGVLAGIPVWVGPALAYGVAAVPPRGRLRARADAGFSRIDVFGDHVVATAVPLSTAEQVYDVDAVERMRLVHEVVGAR, encoded by the coding sequence GTGATCCGTCCCGATCTCACGCTGGTCCAGCTCAGCGACACCCACCTGCGGCCGTCGGACGGCCTGATGCACGGCGTCGTCGACACCGCGGCGAACCTGACCGCGGCGGTGGCGATGGTCGAGAGCTCCGGAACCGATGTGGCGGCGCTGCTGCTCACCGGCGATCTGGCCGACAACGGTGACCCGGCCGCCTACCGGCAGCTCCGCGGCATCGTCGAGCCGGCCGCGCGCCGCCTCGGCGCCGAAGTCGTCTACGCGATGGGCAACCACGACGACCGCGGGGCGTTCCGAGCCGAGCTGTTCGACGCGCAGCCGGAGACCCGCACCTGCGACTCGGTGGTCACCGTGGACGGCCTGCGGGTGGTGACGCTGGACAGCAGCGAGCCCGGCAGGCACGAAGGTCACCTGTCGGAGGCGCAACTGGAGTGGCTGGGCGACGTGCTGGCCACCGCCGCGCCGCGCGGCACCGTCCTGGTCAGCCACCACCCGCCACTGCCTTCGCCGGTGCCGACCGTGCACCTGCTCCGGCTGCGCGGAGCGGAGCGGCTGGCGGAGGTGGTCGGGGGAACCGACGTGCGGCTGATCGTGAGCGGGCATGCCCATCACACGGGGTGCGGCGTGCTGGCCGGGATCCCGGTGTGGGTCGGCCCGGCCCTGGCCTACGGCGTGGCCGCGGTCCCGCCCCGGGGCCGGCTGCGCGCTCGCGCGGACGCCGGATTCAGCCGGATCGACGTCTTCGGCGACCACGTCGTGGCGACCGCGGTCCCGTTGTCCACCGCCGAGCAGGTGTACGACGTGGACGCGGTCGAGCGGATGCGGCTGGTGCACGAGGTGGTGGGAGCACGGTGA
- a CDS encoding carbohydrate ABC transporter permease — protein MTGSFVEVPLPSRAGAVAAPAARRSVWSRVRRIAPPYLYLVPAVVLLVVWTYRPLTQTFYLSLHSWNLVPTSPMREAGFGNYVRLLTTPELGESVLRTFVVIAGMLPFTVLIPVVVGLLTRRVRGRAAAVYRALVFAPMLVAPVAGAAVWQWLLDPASGVVNRLLGTELNWINTTGTAQLVIIVITGWHLVGFATLVVSAGLAGINPDYAAAAQVDGASRGQIRRWVTLPLLSPTLAFLILMTVLLSAQWTFPLIDTLTQGGPVGSTTNVYYLLWEYGFRSHDAGLAAAAGVIFFLGFILLAALLAGLADRLSHHDD, from the coding sequence GTGACCGGGTCCTTCGTGGAGGTCCCGCTCCCGAGCCGGGCGGGCGCGGTCGCCGCGCCCGCCGCGCGCCGGTCGGTGTGGAGCAGGGTGCGGCGGATCGCGCCGCCCTACCTCTACCTCGTTCCCGCCGTCGTGCTGCTCGTGGTGTGGACCTACCGGCCGCTGACGCAGACCTTCTACCTGTCGTTGCATTCCTGGAACCTGGTGCCGACCTCGCCCATGCGGGAGGCCGGGTTCGGCAACTACGTCCGCCTGCTGACCACGCCGGAGCTGGGCGAGTCGGTGCTGCGCACGTTCGTGGTGATCGCCGGGATGCTCCCGTTCACCGTGCTGATCCCGGTGGTCGTCGGCCTGCTGACCCGCCGGGTGCGCGGCCGGGCGGCGGCCGTCTACCGGGCCCTGGTGTTCGCGCCGATGCTCGTCGCACCGGTCGCCGGGGCCGCGGTCTGGCAGTGGCTGCTCGACCCGGCGTCCGGGGTGGTCAACCGGCTGCTCGGCACCGAGCTCAACTGGATCAACACCACTGGGACGGCCCAGCTGGTGATCATCGTGATCACCGGGTGGCACCTGGTCGGCTTCGCCACGCTCGTCGTCTCGGCGGGACTGGCCGGCATCAACCCCGACTACGCCGCGGCGGCCCAGGTCGACGGGGCGTCGCGAGGGCAGATCAGGCGGTGGGTCACGCTGCCGTTGCTCTCGCCGACGCTGGCGTTCCTGATCCTGATGACGGTCTTGCTGTCGGCGCAGTGGACCTTCCCGCTGATCGACACCCTCACCCAGGGCGGCCCGGTCGGCTCCACCACCAACGTCTACTACCTGCTGTGGGAGTACGGGTTCCGCAGCCACGACGCCGGATTGGCCGCTGCCGCCGGGGTCATCTTCTTCCTGGGTTTCATCCTGCTCGCCGCGTTGCTGGCGGGCCTGGCGGATCGGTTGAGCCATCATGACGACTGA
- a CDS encoding carbohydrate ABC transporter permease: MTTERGGHDEPVGARGPARRIAGHVVLGVLGLFCAFPIYWLYATSLRAPGDVFELSVLPWPLSTGNYTDALGKIDLAGMLLNTGIVAVLSAAGQLLVALLAAYAFAAWSFRFSRLLHLMFVGTWLVPFQVTMLPNYVLLSRLGLLETLAGVIIPTLCSAMGVLLLREHLKGFPKELLDAARMDGRSSWSTLWTVVVPALRPVLAALGILLAITAWNEYFWPAMVLQRSNAVVQLGLRSFLGTEGNEWGPLMATAGLTCLPVFVLYLVLQRHIVNAFVRSGLK, encoded by the coding sequence ATGACGACTGAGCGCGGTGGGCATGACGAGCCGGTCGGTGCGCGCGGTCCCGCCCGGCGGATCGCGGGACACGTCGTCCTGGGAGTGCTCGGGCTCTTCTGCGCCTTCCCGATCTACTGGCTTTACGCCACGTCGTTGCGGGCGCCAGGAGACGTCTTCGAGCTGTCGGTGCTGCCGTGGCCGCTGTCCACCGGCAACTACACCGACGCGCTGGGCAAGATCGACCTCGCGGGGATGCTGCTCAACACGGGCATCGTGGCGGTGCTCAGCGCGGCGGGGCAGTTGCTGGTCGCACTGCTGGCCGCCTACGCCTTCGCCGCGTGGTCGTTCCGGTTCTCGCGGTTGCTGCACCTGATGTTCGTGGGCACCTGGCTGGTGCCGTTCCAGGTGACGATGCTGCCCAACTACGTGCTGCTGTCCCGGCTCGGCCTGCTGGAGACGCTGGCCGGCGTGATCATCCCGACGCTGTGCTCGGCGATGGGCGTGCTCTTGCTGCGCGAGCACCTCAAGGGCTTCCCCAAGGAGCTGCTCGACGCGGCCAGGATGGACGGCCGGTCGTCGTGGAGCACGTTGTGGACGGTCGTGGTGCCCGCGCTTCGCCCGGTGCTGGCGGCGTTGGGCATCCTGCTGGCGATCACGGCGTGGAACGAGTACTTCTGGCCGGCCATGGTGCTGCAACGCAGCAACGCGGTGGTGCAGCTGGGACTGCGCAGTTTCCTCGGCACGGAGGGGAACGAGTGGGGTCCGCTGATGGCGACCGCGGGACTGACGTGCCTGCCGGTGTTCGTGCTCTACCTGGTGCTGCAACGGCACATCGTGAACGCGTTCGTCCGGTCGGGTCTGAAGTGA